In one Takifugu flavidus isolate HTHZ2018 chromosome 9, ASM371156v2, whole genome shotgun sequence genomic region, the following are encoded:
- the LOC130531054 gene encoding catenin delta-1-like isoform X3: MEQCESAAALLESVREQEVQFEQLTRALEEERRRVGLPATSPSALGRPLPHAQNGCFGDADIDRLKLADSYINGTQYRMVDPAHGALEESYTPDDDPQEVHSVFSEEGTARRSDIGIKKPISRTVLPSDALSIDAGLSMSGMGGYSATLDRPYRQPGVDYPTATVPRNYHYGPIGGYDDYRGGPPSEAYTSLSRGSHMDDRYRPVDGYRTLDSGYRAPSRQQIDPYAAQPQVMSRGMRVLGSALEMRYGQGLYGMEDDQRSVGYDDYGMGPPPIHPGGYGTMPRLGPGPAGMDRRRLRSCEDTLDGDMGGVDGYSWGVPMTMERGMGSMASLDGTLRKVAPTSWRQPELPEVIAMLNYRLDPVKTNAAAFLQHLTFKNDKVKSEVRRLKGIPSLVSLLDHPNKEVHHSACGALKNISYGRDQDNKIAIKNCDGVPALVRLLRKTHNQDLTDTITGTLWNLSSHDSVKMEIVDHALHAIVDEVIVPHSGWERGSNGGEESCKPRHLEWEVALTNSAGCLRNVSSERSEARRKLRECTGLVDSLMYVVQSQINRKDVDNKLVENCVCLLRNLSYQVHREVPGCERFVETVAINQGPPPANKGGCFGSRKGKDEWFSKGKKDGDDGTADQVDIPKRTTPAKGYELLFQPEVVRVYTSLLRESKNPSVLEAAAGAVQNLCAGRWTYGRYIRATVRLEKGLPMMAELLAHGNDRVVRAMSGALRNLAIDNRNCELLGLHAVPNLVANLPGGHNQSGRALSEETVVSVLSTLAEVLGNNLEAAKTLRASQGIERLVLINKDGKHSDREVRGAGQVLQLVWAHKELRRPLEKDGWKKTDFMVNLSSGTTNGPSTRANGTHEESTTPLLERGEKRDMIPLNDLGPEAYSTLDQRERRHTLDETTDTLPRGVYGGRKGSLPLLDSYDG, encoded by the exons AACGGTTGCTTCGGTGATGCAGACATAGATCGACTGAAACTAGCAGACTCGTACATAAACGGCACGCAG TACAGAATGGTGGACCCTGCACATGGCGCTCTCGAAGAGAGCTACACACCAGATGACGACCCCCAGGAAGTTCACTCAGTGTTTTCTGAGGAGGGAACAGCCCGGCGGTCTGACATTGGG ATCAAGAAACCAATTTCACGTACAGTTTTGCCCTCTGACGCTCTGTCGATTGACGCAGGGTTGTCAATGTCTGGTATGGGCGGCTACAGTGCCACACTGGACCGTCCTTACAGGCAGCCCGGAGTAGACTATCCCACAGCCACGGTGCCCAGGAACTACCACTATGGTCCAATAGGGGGTTATGACGACTACCGGGGAGGCCCACCATCCGAGGCATACACTAGTTTGAGCAGGGGCTCTCACATGGATGACCGTTACAG GCCAGTTGATGGTTACAGGACCCTAGATTCTGGTTACCGGGCCCCAAGCCGCCAACAGATTGACCCTTACGCAGCACAGCCCCAGGTCATGAGCAGGGGTATGAGGGTCCTGGGCTCAGCGTTGGAGATGCGGTATGGCCAAGGCCTTTACGGTATGGAGGATGACCAGCGCAGTGTGGGATATGATGACTATGGTATGGGGCCGCCGCCAATACATCCTGGAGGATATGGCACCATGCCACGTCTAGGACCTGGGCCCGCTGGGATGGATAGACGTCGGCTTCG GAGCTGTGAAGATACTCTGGATGGTGACATGGGAGGAGTTGATGGTTACTCTTGGGGCGTTCCGATGACGATGGAGAGGGGGATGGGGAGCATGGCTTCTTTGGACGGCACACTAAGGAAGGTTGCTCCCACTTCATGGAGACAGCCGGAGCTGCCAGAGGTCATCGCTATGCTTAACTACCGCTTGGACCCTGTCAAGACCAATGCAGCCGCTTTTCTCCAGCACCTCACATTCAAAAATGATAAG GTTAAGTCAGAAGTGCGTCGCCTGAAGGGCATCCCGTCCTTGGTGTCACTGCTGGACCACCCCAATAAGGAGGTGCACCACTCGGCTTGTGGGGCGCTGAAGAATATTTCTTACGGGCGCGACCAAGACAACAAAATTGCCATAAAAAACTGTGATGGGGTGCCAGCTCTAGTCAGGCTGCTGAGAAAAACCCACAATCAAGACCTTACAGACACTATAACAG GCACCTTGTGGAACCTTTCATCCCATGATTCTGTAAAGATGGAAATCGTGGACCACGCCTTACACGCCATAGTAGATGAAGTGATTGTTCCTCACTCTGGTTGGGAGCGAGGGAGCAATGGAGGGGAAGAAAGCTGCAAACCGCGCCATCTGGAATGGGAGGTTGCCTTGACCAACAGCGCTGGCTGCCTTAG GAATGTGAGTTCAGAACGCAGCGAGGCCAGGCGAAAGCTTCGGGAGTGCACGGGCCTGGTGGATTCACTCATGTACGTTGTCCAGTCACAGATCAACCGCAAAGACGTGGATAACAAG TTGGTGGAGAACTGCGTCTGTCTCCTGAGGAATCTGTCCTATCAGGTCCACCGCGAAGTTCCAGGTTGTGAGCGCTTTGTGGAGACGGTGGCCATTAACCAGGGCCCGCCCCCGGCTAACAAAGGTGGTTGCTTTGGGTCTCGAAAAGGGAAAG ATGAGTGGTTTTCCAAAG GAAAAAAGGATGGCGATGATGGCACTGCCGACCAGGTTGACATTCCAAAGAGGACAACACCTGCCAAAG GTTATGAGCTGTTATTCCAGCCAGAGGTGGTCCGTGTTTACACATCACTGCTGAGAGAAAGCAAGAACCCCTCGgtgctggaggctgctgctggtgccgtCCAGAACCTGTGTGCCGGCAGATGGACT TATGGGCGATATATACGGGCCACGGTGCGCCTGGAAAAGGGTCTTCCCATGATGGCAGAGCTCTTGGCTCATGGCAATGACCGTGTAGTTCGAGCAATGTCTGGTGCCTTGAGAAACCTCGCCATCGACAACCGCAACTGCGAATTGCTTG GTTTACACGCAGTGCCTAACCTTGTAGCTAACTTGCCGGGGGGCCACAATCAGTCTGGCCGTGCTCTCTCAGAGGAGACAGTTGTGTCTGTACTGAGCACACTTGCTGAGGTATTGGGCAACAATCTAGAGGCGGCAAAGACCCTCAGAGCCTCACAGGGCATAGAGAGGCTGGTGCTCATCAATAAGGATGG CAAACACTCCGACCGGGAAGTGCGGGGTGCCGGccaggtgctgcagctggtCTGGGCCCACAAAGAACTGCGCCGACCTCTTGAGAAAGACGGTTGGAAAAAGACAGATTTCATGGTGAATCTCAGCTCGGGCACCACCAATGGGCCGAGTACCCGAGCGAATGGCACCCATGAGGAGAGCACCACACCACTGCTAGAGAGAG gagagaagagggacaTGATTCCACTAAATGACCTTGGCCCCG AGGCCTACTCTACACTGGaccagagggagaggagacatACTCTGGATGAAACCACAGACACTTTACCG CGAGGGGTGTATGGGGGCAGAAAGGGCTCCTTGCCCTTGTTGGACTCCTACGACGGttag